The proteins below come from a single Azospirillum thiophilum genomic window:
- a CDS encoding class I SAM-dependent methyltransferase, which translates to MSDWSAGYVSDIEYLPGFYREQGPAHLTLSCLINGIAPPSTAGGFDYCELGCGHGTTVALFAAANPQGRFHAVDFHPAHIARARDAAEAAGLTNIAFHEASFAELADGEGPELPQFDFVTLHGVYSWVSPMNRGAIARFLAKKLKPGGLVYVSYNAMPGWAPMMPLQRLLYEYSGLIHDRSDRQVKAGLDFAEQLFKAGAKILGDEAMFGKLRGETKSKNDAEQSVYLAHEYLNGSWQPLYHVDVARELGEAKLTYAGSATLFENYPDLSLTPDQRKALDAIGVPSLRETFKDYCVGRPFRRDVFVRGARRISVAQRDALLMDMAMALIVPRGDARTTIQVPLGEATLEAKHYEPIFDALAEGPRRIGELMELPEVRQAGGNLSAVEIAGMLTGSAQALPVPNPPETVMPLPGVLAHNRTVANELATSEGRKSSAFAASVGGAGLHVSTVEALLYDGLAQGVPEELEALVAHAMRRLAAPENAEGAGRQAIADSMDWCMRNSLPVWRRLGVIG; encoded by the coding sequence ATGAGCGACTGGAGTGCCGGCTATGTGTCGGACATCGAATATCTGCCGGGCTTCTACCGTGAACAGGGTCCGGCGCATCTGACGCTGAGCTGCCTGATCAACGGCATCGCCCCGCCCTCGACGGCGGGCGGGTTCGATTATTGCGAGCTCGGCTGCGGCCACGGGACCACGGTCGCGCTGTTCGCCGCGGCCAACCCGCAGGGGCGTTTCCACGCGGTGGACTTCCACCCCGCCCACATCGCCCGCGCCCGCGACGCCGCCGAGGCCGCCGGGCTGACCAACATCGCATTCCACGAGGCGAGCTTCGCCGAGCTGGCCGACGGCGAGGGGCCGGAACTGCCGCAGTTCGACTTCGTCACGCTGCACGGCGTCTACAGCTGGGTCAGCCCGATGAACCGCGGCGCCATCGCGCGCTTCCTGGCGAAGAAGCTGAAGCCGGGCGGGCTGGTCTATGTCAGCTACAACGCCATGCCGGGCTGGGCGCCGATGATGCCGCTCCAGCGGCTGCTGTACGAATATTCCGGCCTGATCCACGACCGCAGCGACCGGCAGGTCAAGGCCGGCCTCGACTTCGCCGAACAGCTCTTCAAGGCCGGCGCCAAGATCCTCGGCGACGAGGCGATGTTCGGCAAGCTGCGCGGCGAGACCAAGTCCAAGAACGACGCCGAGCAGTCGGTCTATCTGGCGCACGAGTACCTGAACGGCAGCTGGCAGCCGCTCTACCATGTGGACGTCGCCCGCGAACTGGGCGAGGCGAAGCTGACCTATGCCGGCTCCGCCACCCTGTTCGAGAACTATCCCGACCTGTCGCTGACGCCGGACCAGCGCAAGGCGCTGGACGCCATCGGCGTGCCCAGCCTGCGCGAGACCTTCAAGGACTATTGCGTCGGCCGCCCCTTCCGCCGCGACGTCTTCGTCCGCGGCGCGCGGCGCATCAGCGTTGCCCAGCGCGATGCCCTGCTGATGGACATGGCGATGGCGTTGATCGTCCCGCGCGGCGACGCCCGCACCACCATCCAGGTGCCGCTGGGCGAGGCGACGCTGGAGGCCAAGCATTACGAGCCGATCTTCGACGCGCTGGCCGAGGGGCCGCGCCGCATCGGCGAGCTGATGGAGCTGCCGGAGGTCCGGCAGGCCGGCGGCAACCTGTCGGCGGTCGAGATCGCCGGCATGCTGACCGGCTCCGCCCAAGCGCTGCCGGTGCCGAACCCGCCGGAGACGGTGATGCCACTGCCGGGCGTGCTGGCCCACAACCGGACCGTCGCCAACGAACTCGCCACCAGCGAGGGGCGCAAGAGCAGCGCCTTCGCCGCCTCGGTCGGCGGGGCCGGCCTGCATGTCAGCACGGTGGAGGCGCTGCTGTATGACGGGCTCGCCCAGGGCGTGCCGGAAGAGCTGGAGGCGCTGGTCGCCCACGCGATGCGGCGGCTGGCCGCCCCGGAGAATGCCGAGGGCGCCGGCCGGCAGGCCATCGCCGACAGCATGGACTGGTGCATGCGCAACAGCCTGCCGGTCTGGCGCAGGCTGGGCGTGATCGGATGA
- a CDS encoding tetratricopeptide repeat protein yields the protein MPTLWTRMKAELGDSDAQFRLAESLRPVDVAAAVPWYRRAARQGHVAAQTMLAFLLANGIGVPPDPRRAVSWYRRAAAHGDVGAQNNLGYMHEQGAGVPCDPAKAALWYRLAALQHSAAAQVNLALLLLDGRGVDRDEVEAVHWLRQAAAQGHPAAQVRLGLCLREGVGTDRDTDEAARWLQAAALRGDREAMAALAALNRASPDQDSLDQDGLDQGDHAAAEDEEEAFDWRHQAERRSMERAHADWLPPG from the coding sequence ATGCCCACGCTTTGGACCCGGATGAAAGCCGAACTGGGCGACAGCGACGCGCAGTTCCGTCTGGCCGAATCGCTGCGGCCGGTCGATGTCGCGGCGGCGGTGCCCTGGTACCGGCGCGCGGCGCGCCAGGGCCATGTCGCCGCCCAGACCATGCTGGCCTTCCTGCTCGCCAACGGCATCGGCGTGCCGCCCGACCCGCGCCGCGCCGTCTCCTGGTACCGCCGCGCCGCCGCTCACGGCGATGTCGGCGCGCAGAACAACCTGGGCTACATGCACGAACAGGGCGCGGGGGTGCCCTGCGACCCGGCCAAGGCGGCGCTGTGGTACCGGCTGGCCGCCCTGCAGCATTCGGCCGCCGCCCAGGTCAACCTCGCCCTGCTGCTGCTCGACGGCCGCGGGGTCGACCGCGACGAGGTGGAGGCCGTGCATTGGCTGCGCCAGGCGGCGGCACAGGGCCACCCGGCGGCGCAGGTCAGGCTCGGCCTGTGCCTGCGCGAGGGCGTCGGCACCGACCGCGACACCGACGAAGCCGCCCGCTGGCTCCAGGCTGCCGCGCTGCGCGGCGACCGCGAGGCGATGGCCGCGCTGGCCGCGCTCAACCGGGCCAGCCCCGACCAGGACAGTCTTGACCAGGACGGCCTTGACCAAGGCGACCATGCCGCGGCGGAGGACGAGGAGGAGGCGTTCGACTGGCGGCATCAGGCGGAGCGGCGTTCCATGGAACGCGCCCACGCCGATTGGCTGCCACCGGGCTGA
- the tssG gene encoding type VI secretion system baseplate subunit TssG, translated as MARPRRQPPASVIDRLFRTPHRFDFFQAVRVLEWQARRDARDPRTARRHAVGHDHDPREEVVRLRAETSLTFPGNQVAAAEAAADGRPPTLVGAFLGLVGPLGVLPQHYTEQMIRSLRERNRALRDFFDIFHHRSFSLFYRAWAKYRLPVSFERGQGGREPDPVSTAIGSFVGIGQPSLAKRLAVEDSTLLHYSGLLSRGPRSAADLQEMLSDFLGRPVTVESFVGGWLPIAPDGQTRLPSLSEPDGLHCRLGIDALAGDRAWDVQGKFRLRIGPLDRAQFRDFMPEGREFRKLQDLVRIYVGPELDFELQVTLVAAEVPAARLAEGEDDRGGARLGWNGWVLHAPSPVERSDAVFPMQDL; from the coding sequence ATGGCCCGCCCGCGCCGGCAACCGCCCGCTTCTGTGATCGACCGGCTGTTCCGCACCCCCCACCGCTTCGATTTCTTCCAGGCGGTGCGGGTGCTGGAATGGCAGGCCCGGCGCGACGCGCGCGATCCGCGGACCGCGCGCCGCCATGCCGTGGGCCACGACCATGACCCGCGCGAGGAGGTCGTGCGCCTGCGCGCCGAAACCTCGCTGACCTTCCCGGGCAACCAGGTGGCGGCGGCGGAGGCGGCAGCCGACGGCCGGCCACCGACGCTGGTCGGCGCCTTCCTCGGGCTGGTCGGCCCGCTGGGCGTGCTGCCGCAGCATTACACCGAGCAGATGATCCGCAGCTTGCGCGAGCGGAACCGGGCGCTGCGCGACTTCTTCGACATCTTCCACCACCGCAGCTTCTCGCTGTTCTACCGCGCCTGGGCGAAGTACCGGCTGCCGGTGTCGTTCGAGCGCGGACAGGGCGGGCGCGAGCCCGACCCGGTCAGCACCGCGATCGGCAGCTTCGTCGGTATCGGCCAGCCGTCGCTCGCCAAACGGCTGGCGGTCGAGGACTCGACGCTGCTCCATTATTCCGGCCTGCTGTCGCGCGGTCCCCGCTCGGCCGCCGACCTGCAGGAGATGCTGTCGGACTTCCTCGGCCGGCCGGTGACGGTGGAGAGCTTCGTCGGCGGCTGGCTGCCGATCGCGCCGGACGGGCAGACCCGCCTGCCCAGCCTGTCCGAACCGGACGGGCTGCATTGCCGGCTGGGCATCGATGCGCTGGCCGGCGACCGCGCCTGGGACGTCCAGGGCAAGTTCCGCCTGCGCATCGGCCCGCTCGACCGCGCCCAGTTCCGCGACTTCATGCCGGAAGGCCGCGAGTTCCGGAAGCTGCAGGATCTGGTCCGCATCTATGTCGGGCCGGAGCTGGATTTCGAGCTCCAGGTGACGCTGGTTGCGGCCGAGGTGCCGGCGGCGCGTCTGGCCGAGGGCGAGGACGACCGCGGCGGCGCGCGGCTCGGCTGGAACGGCTGGGTGCTGCACGCGCCGAGCCCGGTCGAGCGGTCGGACGCGGTGTTTCCGATGCAGGATTTGTGA
- the tssM gene encoding type VI secretion system membrane subunit TssM yields MLKTILTALISRWFLTLVAALCLGGLVWFLGPLVAVSGAFPLADPTVRLAVAFAILLVWALAMQWSLYRHRSANDRMVQALAKATPAAKGDADADAVGQETDLLRSRLREALEQLRQARFGGKWGQRYLYQLPWYLLIGAPGAGKTTALANSGLRFPLAAEMGRAALRDVGGTRNCDWWFTDEAVLIDTAGRYITQDSQPAIDGKVWKNFIGLLKRHRPRQPVNGILLAVSLADLAGWSEHERRGHAEQLKLRLKELRGQVGSRVPVYVLLTKADLIAGFAEFFEDLSREEREQVWGVTFPLDDGRKGDDAPVYRFAAEFDALTARIARRVLDRVHGESDIQRRSLDALFPAQIAGLKPAIADLLTVIFEPNRYEERPLLRGVYLTSGTQDGAPVDRLSEMVAGSFGLERPVLAAGSGGRSFFLNRTLREVVFAEAGLVGTDSGLERRRRMLRGAAMLAMLLAGLGVAAFWANSFTGNAALVAGVDAAAARAQAELEPLATAPRSLTRIDDTDFITIVPPLNTLRAIPAGTAEEPPLEMTGGLYQGGRLGRQGETVYGRALRTILLPRVFLRMEEQLRRERGRPEYLFQALKVYLMLAGKGPLDKALVSEWMALDWMASLPGPAYDGVRRDLRTHLDAMLATPLSSLPLDEGLVEEARQSLTRYPLAERGFAILRDRPEIQGLADWRLVDHAGPLAGRVLIRPSGKPLSEGVPGLYSYDGFHKAVLPALPKVAKALVDENWVLGQPSSGPQAVASAQRLEKGILAVYLDRYARQWDELLGDVVVVPLRSLNQAADVLNTLSGPQSPLKLWLTAMVRETTLAPGPNDKPATDGKGPVAGGPLAGIAQQAQAGERAVESTGTNAAYLARLAGVSLQPAGPPPGQPINDHFKALRDLVQGEGGAPPRLDESLKLLGELYQQIARAANAPDQNGALLAGLAGGGDKGAVAAQLRTLARDLPDPIGGMVATVAQSAATVSAGGARTQINKAWQSTVLPFCRAALDNRFPMVATSPVDVTAADFSKLFAPGGMIDQFFNTNLRPFVDMTVSPWAWQKVDQVDLGIPPAVLDQFERAARIRDSLFPAGAAAAKVVFEITPVELDAKATQVALDIDGQTLIYQHGPPRPQVMKWPGAEGTSSVRLGFGPPLPGEPAGISRQGPWALFHFLADGRLESTPQPDRFTLSVTVGTRKAVFALRADSVNNPFGKNLLESFRCPTAL; encoded by the coding sequence ATGCTGAAGACGATCCTGACCGCCCTGATCTCCCGCTGGTTCCTGACGCTGGTCGCCGCGCTCTGCCTCGGCGGGCTGGTCTGGTTCCTGGGGCCGCTGGTCGCCGTATCCGGCGCCTTTCCGCTGGCCGACCCGACGGTCCGGCTGGCGGTGGCCTTCGCCATCCTGCTGGTCTGGGCGCTGGCGATGCAGTGGTCGCTCTACCGCCACCGCAGCGCCAACGACCGCATGGTGCAGGCGCTCGCCAAGGCGACGCCCGCCGCCAAGGGCGATGCGGACGCCGACGCGGTCGGCCAGGAGACCGACCTGCTGCGCAGCCGCCTGCGCGAGGCGCTGGAGCAGCTGCGCCAGGCGCGCTTCGGCGGCAAATGGGGCCAGCGCTACCTCTATCAGCTGCCCTGGTACCTGCTGATCGGCGCGCCGGGGGCCGGCAAGACGACGGCGCTGGCCAATTCCGGCCTGCGCTTCCCGCTGGCGGCGGAGATGGGGCGGGCGGCGCTGCGCGACGTCGGCGGCACCCGCAACTGCGACTGGTGGTTCACCGACGAGGCGGTGCTGATCGACACCGCCGGCCGCTACATCACCCAGGACAGCCAGCCGGCCATCGATGGCAAGGTGTGGAAGAACTTCATCGGCCTGCTGAAGCGCCACCGCCCGCGCCAGCCGGTCAACGGCATCCTGCTGGCGGTCAGCCTCGCCGACCTCGCGGGCTGGAGCGAGCATGAGCGCAGGGGCCACGCCGAGCAGCTGAAGCTGCGGCTGAAGGAGCTGCGCGGACAGGTCGGGTCGCGGGTGCCGGTCTATGTGCTGCTGACCAAGGCCGACCTGATCGCCGGCTTCGCCGAGTTCTTCGAGGATCTGAGCCGGGAGGAGCGCGAACAGGTCTGGGGCGTCACCTTCCCGCTCGATGACGGCCGGAAGGGCGACGACGCCCCGGTCTACCGCTTCGCCGCCGAGTTCGACGCGCTGACCGCGCGCATCGCCCGGCGGGTGCTGGACCGCGTGCATGGCGAATCCGACATCCAGCGCCGCTCGCTCGACGCCCTGTTCCCGGCCCAGATCGCCGGGCTGAAACCCGCCATCGCCGACCTGCTGACCGTCATCTTCGAGCCCAACCGCTACGAGGAACGGCCGCTGCTGCGCGGCGTCTACCTGACCAGCGGCACACAGGACGGCGCCCCGGTGGACCGCCTGTCGGAGATGGTCGCCGGTTCCTTCGGGCTGGAGCGGCCGGTGCTGGCGGCCGGCAGCGGCGGGCGCAGCTTCTTCCTGAACCGCACGCTGCGCGAGGTGGTGTTCGCCGAGGCCGGGCTGGTCGGCACCGACAGCGGGCTGGAACGGCGGCGGCGGATGCTGCGCGGCGCCGCCATGCTGGCCATGCTGCTGGCCGGGCTGGGGGTCGCGGCCTTCTGGGCCAACAGCTTCACCGGCAACGCGGCGCTGGTCGCCGGGGTCGACGCCGCCGCAGCCAGGGCGCAGGCCGAGCTGGAGCCGCTGGCGACCGCGCCGCGCTCGCTGACCAGGATCGACGACACCGACTTCATCACCATCGTCCCGCCGCTGAACACGCTGCGCGCCATCCCCGCCGGCACGGCCGAAGAGCCGCCGCTGGAGATGACCGGCGGGCTCTACCAGGGCGGCCGGCTGGGCCGGCAAGGCGAGACGGTCTATGGCCGGGCGCTGCGCACCATCCTGCTGCCGCGCGTCTTCCTGCGGATGGAGGAGCAGCTGCGCCGCGAGCGCGGCCGGCCCGAATATCTGTTCCAGGCGCTCAAGGTCTATCTGATGCTGGCCGGCAAGGGGCCGCTCGACAAGGCGCTGGTGTCGGAGTGGATGGCGCTGGACTGGATGGCCTCGCTGCCCGGCCCGGCCTATGACGGTGTGCGGCGCGACCTGCGCACCCATCTGGACGCGATGCTCGCCACCCCGCTCTCCTCCCTGCCGTTGGACGAGGGGCTGGTCGAGGAGGCGCGGCAGAGCCTGACCCGCTACCCGCTGGCCGAACGCGGCTTCGCCATCCTGCGCGACCGGCCGGAGATCCAGGGCCTGGCCGACTGGCGGCTGGTCGACCATGCCGGGCCGCTGGCCGGCCGCGTGCTGATCCGACCGTCGGGCAAGCCGCTGTCCGAGGGCGTTCCCGGCCTCTACAGCTATGACGGCTTCCACAAGGCTGTGCTGCCGGCGCTGCCCAAGGTCGCCAAGGCGCTGGTCGACGAGAATTGGGTGCTGGGCCAGCCGAGCAGCGGCCCGCAGGCGGTCGCCAGCGCCCAGCGGCTGGAGAAGGGCATCCTGGCCGTCTATCTCGACCGCTACGCCCGCCAGTGGGACGAGCTGCTGGGCGACGTGGTGGTGGTGCCGCTGCGCAGCCTGAACCAGGCGGCCGACGTGCTGAACACGCTATCCGGCCCGCAATCGCCGCTGAAGCTGTGGCTGACCGCCATGGTGCGCGAGACGACGCTGGCCCCCGGCCCCAACGACAAGCCGGCCACGGACGGAAAAGGTCCGGTCGCGGGAGGGCCGCTGGCCGGGATCGCCCAGCAGGCGCAGGCGGGGGAGAGGGCGGTCGAGTCCACCGGCACCAACGCCGCCTATCTGGCGCGGCTGGCCGGCGTCTCGCTCCAGCCCGCAGGCCCGCCGCCGGGCCAGCCGATCAACGACCATTTCAAGGCGCTGCGCGACCTCGTGCAGGGCGAAGGCGGGGCGCCGCCCAGGCTGGACGAGTCGCTGAAGCTGCTGGGCGAGCTGTACCAGCAGATCGCCCGGGCCGCCAACGCGCCCGACCAGAACGGCGCGCTGCTGGCCGGGCTGGCCGGCGGCGGCGACAAGGGTGCGGTGGCGGCACAGCTGCGCACTCTTGCCCGCGACCTGCCCGACCCGATCGGCGGCATGGTCGCCACCGTGGCGCAGAGCGCGGCGACCGTCAGCGCCGGCGGCGCGCGGACGCAGATCAACAAGGCGTGGCAGTCGACCGTCCTGCCCTTCTGCCGGGCGGCGCTCGACAACCGCTTCCCGATGGTGGCGACCAGCCCGGTCGACGTGACGGCGGCCGACTTCTCCAAGCTGTTCGCGCCGGGCGGCATGATCGACCAGTTCTTCAACACCAACCTGCGACCCTTCGTCGACATGACGGTCAGCCCCTGGGCCTGGCAGAAGGTGGATCAGGTCGATCTGGGCATCCCGCCCGCCGTGCTCGACCAGTTCGAGCGGGCGGCGCGCATCCGCGACAGCCTGTTCCCGGCCGGGGCCGCCGCCGCCAAGGTGGTGTTCGAGATCACCCCGGTCGAGCTGGACGCCAAGGCGACGCAGGTGGCGCTGGACATCGACGGCCAGACGCTGATCTATCAGCATGGAC
- the tssJ gene encoding type VI secretion system lipoprotein TssJ, translating to MFRNAGCTRIRTGSPRVRSTTWAAGSLAAALALAACSSAPPPPPPPTTIQLTVVGAKALNPDPNGRPSPVMLRLYQLGPSDAFTNADFFQIIDQDKATLGPTLLDRQELAVPPDSRQTVTVQPKPEVKTLAVAAAFRAYEEAGWRALGTIEPNKANRFLLTATASTVTLTPRGEGESDDAEAGAAEEEAKTDPKADAAAPKAAAPKAETPKSESAPNAAGQPPAATHNLIVKGAS from the coding sequence ATGTTCAGGAATGCCGGCTGCACGCGGATCCGGACGGGGTCGCCCCGGGTCCGGTCGACGACGTGGGCCGCCGGCTCCCTCGCCGCAGCGCTGGCGCTGGCCGCCTGCTCCTCGGCGCCGCCGCCCCCACCGCCGCCGACCACCATCCAGCTGACCGTCGTCGGCGCCAAGGCGCTGAACCCCGACCCCAACGGCCGGCCGTCGCCGGTGATGCTGCGGCTCTACCAGCTCGGCCCGAGCGACGCCTTCACCAATGCCGACTTCTTCCAGATCATCGACCAGGACAAGGCGACGCTCGGCCCCACCCTGCTCGACCGGCAGGAGCTGGCGGTGCCGCCGGACAGCCGCCAGACCGTGACCGTCCAGCCCAAGCCGGAGGTGAAGACCCTGGCCGTCGCCGCGGCCTTCCGCGCCTATGAGGAAGCGGGCTGGCGTGCCTTGGGGACCATCGAGCCGAACAAGGCGAACCGCTTCCTGCTGACCGCCACCGCCAGCACCGTCACCCTCACCCCGCGCGGCGAGGGCGAGTCCGACGATGCGGAAGCCGGGGCGGCGGAAGAGGAGGCGAAGACGGATCCGAAGGCCGACGCCGCTGCCCCGAAGGCCGCCGCCCCGAAGGCCGAAACCCCCAAATCGGAGAGCGCGCCGAACGCGGCCGGCCAGCCGCCCGCGGCCACGCACAACCTGATCGTGAAGGGGGCGTCATGA
- the icmH gene encoding type IVB secretion system protein IcmH/DotU, which translates to MSVRPPPDKNPFEEPDDIDATVMQPMAFQRPAAPAPGAAPAAPPFSTGSAGLVPPAFGQSGVSAAPAAFGQQAFAPAAFGQQAQPRPAVQPAPAPAPFAPLAPGYRPLDDGTLAALSAVSDNPLVTAAAPILAMVVRVRELGQHRDVESLRERVIAEMQRFEAATVRAGLAATQIRNAGYALCATVDDVVLATSWGSQSLWAHKSLVSTIQKETWGGERFFDLLDQMAEAPDRHLQELELFYLCLSLGFEGKYRVTQRGYSELAKLRDRLYRVIRKQRGEAERDLSPHWRGQADGFRPLAATVPLWLPALLIAVLLAALYSWFVFALADQSDGAHRRLAGLIPDRPVQIARIEPPATLPTPPPKQTLAERIAGALAADIRAGLVEVSGGSDGRATVRTRLNVFASGSDRIEPRYVEVFKHVAEAMRREPGRISVIGNTDSVAIRSLRYPSNQELSEARAATVQRLMSEVLGADAGKDGGKDGGSRLSAEGRGDTDPIAPNTTAEGRQANRRVDIVLAP; encoded by the coding sequence ATGAGCGTCCGGCCGCCGCCCGACAAGAACCCGTTCGAGGAGCCGGACGACATCGACGCCACGGTGATGCAGCCGATGGCGTTCCAGCGCCCGGCCGCCCCTGCCCCTGGAGCCGCGCCGGCTGCGCCGCCCTTCTCCACCGGCTCGGCCGGGCTGGTGCCGCCGGCCTTCGGGCAGAGCGGCGTGTCCGCCGCGCCCGCCGCCTTCGGGCAGCAGGCCTTCGCGCCCGCCGCCTTCGGGCAGCAGGCCCAGCCGAGGCCGGCGGTGCAGCCAGCCCCGGCGCCGGCGCCCTTCGCTCCCCTCGCCCCCGGCTACCGGCCGCTCGACGACGGCACGCTGGCGGCGTTGTCCGCGGTCAGCGACAACCCGCTGGTCACCGCCGCCGCGCCGATCCTGGCGATGGTGGTGCGGGTGCGCGAACTGGGCCAGCATCGCGACGTCGAGTCCCTGCGCGAGCGGGTGATCGCCGAGATGCAGCGGTTCGAGGCGGCGACCGTGCGCGCCGGCCTGGCCGCCACCCAAATCCGCAACGCCGGCTACGCGCTGTGCGCGACCGTCGACGACGTGGTGCTGGCGACCTCCTGGGGCAGCCAGAGCCTGTGGGCGCACAAGAGCCTGGTGTCGACCATCCAGAAGGAAACCTGGGGCGGCGAGCGCTTCTTCGACCTGCTCGACCAGATGGCCGAGGCGCCCGACCGCCACCTGCAGGAACTGGAACTGTTCTATCTGTGCCTCTCGCTCGGGTTCGAGGGCAAGTACCGGGTCACCCAGCGCGGCTACAGCGAGCTGGCGAAGCTGCGCGACCGGCTCTACCGGGTCATCCGCAAGCAGCGCGGCGAGGCGGAGCGCGACCTGTCGCCCCATTGGCGCGGCCAAGCCGACGGTTTCCGCCCGCTGGCGGCCACGGTGCCGCTGTGGCTGCCGGCCCTGCTGATCGCGGTGCTGCTGGCCGCGCTCTATTCCTGGTTCGTCTTCGCGCTGGCCGACCAGTCCGACGGCGCCCATCGCCGGCTGGCCGGGCTGATCCCCGACCGGCCGGTGCAGATCGCCCGGATCGAGCCGCCGGCCACCCTGCCAACCCCGCCGCCGAAACAGACCCTGGCCGAGCGCATCGCCGGGGCGCTGGCCGCCGACATCCGGGCCGGGCTGGTCGAGGTCAGCGGCGGCAGCGACGGACGGGCCACCGTGCGCACCCGGCTCAACGTCTTCGCGTCCGGCAGCGACCGGATCGAGCCGCGCTATGTCGAGGTTTTCAAACATGTCGCCGAGGCGATGCGCAGGGAGCCGGGCCGCATCAGCGTCATCGGCAACACCGACAGCGTCGCCATCCGCTCGCTGCGCTACCCTTCCAACCAGGAGCTGTCGGAGGCGCGGGCCGCCACGGTCCAGCGGCTGATGAGCGAGGTGCTGGGCGCCGATGCCGGAAAGGACGGCGGCAAGGACGGCGGCAGCCGGCTCAGCGCCGAAGGGCGCGGCGACACCGACCCGATCGCCCCCAACACGACGGCGGAGGGCCGCCAGGCCAACCGGCGCGTCGACATCGTGCTGGCGCCCTGA